In Equus przewalskii isolate Varuska chromosome 15, EquPr2, whole genome shotgun sequence, a single genomic region encodes these proteins:
- the FEZF2 gene encoding fez family zinc finger protein 2 isoform X1, translating to MARNASPWRWGKEVNARLRGEKLRPGPVQHGSARRAMASSASLETMVPPACPRAGASPATSKTLAFSIERIMAKTSEPRAPFEPRPGALEADGGQGKKLLNLCSPLPCMIPLQPLGYEVPSKTLLSYSELWKSSLRAGGGGGGGGGGGGGGGGGGGAPVCGASGLCKTNCGVCCKAELGLAPSALPAGRVIKPQVINQAVGLPASGSLYYFNYLDSAAYPPSELLGGHLFPSGLLNAQAPAALAAHPKLFLLENAKLAGLAADKFPHPAPYTHKERLPAPLEQVLKENSALTAERGGVKGHGKLPGGSADGKPKNFTCEVCGKVFNAHYNLTRHMPVHTGARPFVCKVCGKGFRQASTLCRHKIIHTQEKPHKCNQCGKAFNRSSTLNTHIRIHAGYKPFVCEFCGKGFHQKGNYKNHKLTHSGEKQYKCTICNKAFHQVYNLTFHMHTHNDKKPFTCATCGKGFCRNFDLKKHVRKLHDSVGPAAPSTKDLSRTVQS from the exons ATGGCTCGGAACGCATCTCCTTGGCGGTGGGGGAAAGAGGTAAATGCAAG ACTTAGAGGAGAGAAGCTGCGCCCTGGCCCAGTCCAGCACGGCTCGGCTAGGCGCGCCATGGCAAGCTCGGCTTCCCTGGAGACCATGGTGCCCCCGGCCTGTCCGCGCGCCGGAGCGTCGCCGGCCACTTCCAAGACGCTGGCCTTCTCCATCGAGCGCATCATGGCTAAGACGTCGGAGCCCCGTGCGCCCTTTGAGCCCCGGCCCGGGGCACTGGAGGCGGACGGCGGCCAGGGCAAGAAATTGCTCAACCTCTGCTCGCCGCTGCCCTGTATGATCCCCCTCCAGCCCCTAGGCTACGAGGTGCCGTCCAAGACGCTGCTCAGTTACTCCGAGCTCTGGAAAAGCAGCCTCCGGGCGGGCGgcggtggaggaggaggaggaggcggcggcggcggcggcggcggcggcgggggggcCCCGGTGTGCGGCGCCAGCGGCTTGTGTAAAACCAACTGTGGCGTGTGCTGCAAGGCCGAGCTGGGCCTGGCGCCGTCTGCGCTGCCCGCGGGCAGGGTCATCAAGCCGCAGGTCATCAACCAGGCGGTGGGGCTGCCGGCCAGTGGCTCCCTCTACTACTTCAACTACCTGGACTCTGCCGCGTATCCGCCGTCTGAGCTTCTCGGCGGCCACCTCTTCCCGTCAGGCCTCCTCAACGCACAGGCCCCCGCCGCCCTGGCTGCGCACCCCAAGCTCTTTCTGCTGGAGAACGCCAAGTTGGCCGGCCTGGCCGCGGACAAGTTCCCCCATCCGGCCCCCTACACCCATAAGGAGCGCTTGCCCGCGCCGCTGGAGCAGGTGCTAAAGGAGAACTCGGCCCTGACCGCCGAGCGGGGCGGCGTCAAGGGCCACGGCAAGCTGCCCGGGGGCTCCGCGGACGGCAAGCCCAAAAACTTCACCTGCGAGGTGTGCGGCAAG GTGTTTAACGCTCACTATAACCTCACCCGCCACATGCCGGTCCACACCGGAGCCAGACCGTTCGTGTGCAAAGTCTGCGGCAAAGGCTTCCGCCAGGCCAGCACGCTCTGCAGACACAAAATTATCCACACCCAG GAAAAGCCGCATAAATGCAACCAGTGCGGCAAAGCCTTCAACCGCAGCTCCACGCTCAACACGCACATCCGCATCCACGCGGGCTACAAGCCCTTCGTCTGCGAATTTTGCGGCAAAGGCTTTCACCAAAAAG GGAACTACAAGAACCACAAGCTGACCCACAGCGGCGAGAAGCAGTACAAATGCACCATCTGCAACAAGGCCTTCCACCAGGTCTACAACCTGACCTTCCACATGCACACCCACAACGACAAGAAGCCTTTCACGTGCGCCACTTGCGGCAAAGGGTTTTGCAGAAACTTTGACTTAAAGAAACACGTGCGCAAACTCCACGACAGCGTGGGCCCCGCAGCTCCCTCCACAAAGGACCTGTCTCGGACAGTGCAGAGCTGA
- the FEZF2 gene encoding fez family zinc finger protein 2 isoform X2: MASSASLETMVPPACPRAGASPATSKTLAFSIERIMAKTSEPRAPFEPRPGALEADGGQGKKLLNLCSPLPCMIPLQPLGYEVPSKTLLSYSELWKSSLRAGGGGGGGGGGGGGGGGGGGAPVCGASGLCKTNCGVCCKAELGLAPSALPAGRVIKPQVINQAVGLPASGSLYYFNYLDSAAYPPSELLGGHLFPSGLLNAQAPAALAAHPKLFLLENAKLAGLAADKFPHPAPYTHKERLPAPLEQVLKENSALTAERGGVKGHGKLPGGSADGKPKNFTCEVCGKVFNAHYNLTRHMPVHTGARPFVCKVCGKGFRQASTLCRHKIIHTQEKPHKCNQCGKAFNRSSTLNTHIRIHAGYKPFVCEFCGKGFHQKGNYKNHKLTHSGEKQYKCTICNKAFHQVYNLTFHMHTHNDKKPFTCATCGKGFCRNFDLKKHVRKLHDSVGPAAPSTKDLSRTVQS; encoded by the exons ATGGCAAGCTCGGCTTCCCTGGAGACCATGGTGCCCCCGGCCTGTCCGCGCGCCGGAGCGTCGCCGGCCACTTCCAAGACGCTGGCCTTCTCCATCGAGCGCATCATGGCTAAGACGTCGGAGCCCCGTGCGCCCTTTGAGCCCCGGCCCGGGGCACTGGAGGCGGACGGCGGCCAGGGCAAGAAATTGCTCAACCTCTGCTCGCCGCTGCCCTGTATGATCCCCCTCCAGCCCCTAGGCTACGAGGTGCCGTCCAAGACGCTGCTCAGTTACTCCGAGCTCTGGAAAAGCAGCCTCCGGGCGGGCGgcggtggaggaggaggaggaggcggcggcggcggcggcggcggcggcgggggggcCCCGGTGTGCGGCGCCAGCGGCTTGTGTAAAACCAACTGTGGCGTGTGCTGCAAGGCCGAGCTGGGCCTGGCGCCGTCTGCGCTGCCCGCGGGCAGGGTCATCAAGCCGCAGGTCATCAACCAGGCGGTGGGGCTGCCGGCCAGTGGCTCCCTCTACTACTTCAACTACCTGGACTCTGCCGCGTATCCGCCGTCTGAGCTTCTCGGCGGCCACCTCTTCCCGTCAGGCCTCCTCAACGCACAGGCCCCCGCCGCCCTGGCTGCGCACCCCAAGCTCTTTCTGCTGGAGAACGCCAAGTTGGCCGGCCTGGCCGCGGACAAGTTCCCCCATCCGGCCCCCTACACCCATAAGGAGCGCTTGCCCGCGCCGCTGGAGCAGGTGCTAAAGGAGAACTCGGCCCTGACCGCCGAGCGGGGCGGCGTCAAGGGCCACGGCAAGCTGCCCGGGGGCTCCGCGGACGGCAAGCCCAAAAACTTCACCTGCGAGGTGTGCGGCAAG GTGTTTAACGCTCACTATAACCTCACCCGCCACATGCCGGTCCACACCGGAGCCAGACCGTTCGTGTGCAAAGTCTGCGGCAAAGGCTTCCGCCAGGCCAGCACGCTCTGCAGACACAAAATTATCCACACCCAG GAAAAGCCGCATAAATGCAACCAGTGCGGCAAAGCCTTCAACCGCAGCTCCACGCTCAACACGCACATCCGCATCCACGCGGGCTACAAGCCCTTCGTCTGCGAATTTTGCGGCAAAGGCTTTCACCAAAAAG GGAACTACAAGAACCACAAGCTGACCCACAGCGGCGAGAAGCAGTACAAATGCACCATCTGCAACAAGGCCTTCCACCAGGTCTACAACCTGACCTTCCACATGCACACCCACAACGACAAGAAGCCTTTCACGTGCGCCACTTGCGGCAAAGGGTTTTGCAGAAACTTTGACTTAAAGAAACACGTGCGCAAACTCCACGACAGCGTGGGCCCCGCAGCTCCCTCCACAAAGGACCTGTCTCGGACAGTGCAGAGCTGA